Proteins from a single region of Limibacter armeniacum:
- a CDS encoding hybrid sensor histidine kinase/response regulator transcription factor — MKLGKLLIMGLLVLVSLHASASFPHNTFFKLSSAEGLVNNQTSCIFKDSRGFLWFGTSFGLSRYDGKNFKNYTHEAGDSSSLMDNNIAGIMEDKDGNLWLKLRWQFAIFDFNQDKFIQPHRKFLEMGINEPVEDIYFDENKTMWIKTSRSNHYQFYDQTAEQLVDPFENTSYNTNSPIVFTHHKDKYYYLYDNGVVEVFDGKTYKAIQSFNFLQKRVQEPVRQGGIFIDSANRIWVYIMAEGAFVYSPQTNSWTQYSSKLKERPLTSNLVSKIVEDGEGNIWIGTDHGGINLIDPKSGKQQVMYHQSEDDKSISQNSIMDLYKDDQGIIWVATYKNGISYYHPSFFKFRHFQHFISEPNSLPYNDVDCFAEDARGNLWIGTNGGGLIYFNRKNQTYKVYKHNPKDNSSLSHDVIVSLFIDSDGLVWIGTYTGGLNVFDGNKFTRYTFDPDKEGGLPNNNIWTISEDRKKRIWIGTLGNGIVLFDKQSKRFFKPENESGISLPDESITQITPMHNGDMAIGTSQGMIFYDMETASYKTFPDRKESGIIEISDNYVTDVIEDSRGYVWIATKEGLNVLGPDKHKVLQLGKSQGLAPDIISCILEDRQGDIWVSKSTGLSKVHVEQDSSAYGLAFEVNNFLPEDGLQGLEFNVNAKLRTSKGELIFGGFNGFNLFKPEDVAYDSIAPKVIFTDFQVFNKSMSVGEKLNGNILLQQCIEDTEEVELKHNMNVFSIEFATLDYFTDELQFAYMLEGFDQDWVLMGDDFPRVTYTNLNPGDYVFKVKASKGDNWQDKYSTLKITVLPPFYMTPLAYVIYGLLLIMGLILYRYYMLKRERQKFIAEQERLQTKRNQELDDLKLKFLTNISHELRTPLTLILTPIEKLMNENLGESQKKVLGVIEKNAHELLNLVNQLLDFRRLDLHGMQLNLSYGDAVSFLLDVCEMFEEGFKKKKIDFKYESEVKAESFMFDQEKVKKIAMNLLSNALKFTSPNGAVHVKISTKPELFDGTGGLELAVTDTGTGIEASDLDKIFNRFYQSDNVKSMGIGGSGIGLNLVKEMVLLHGGDIKVESEIGKGSTFIVQLPIRSDVEHAEAPIAEEVEVSEPNEVQEEEETIEKSTQPTVLLVEDNADFRHFMRETLEDQYAVIEAEDGLAGLNMAKKASPDLIISDVMMPEMDGLELCKRLKSDVETSHIPIILLTARSGDEDKLRGYETGADDYITKPFRMDILKLRIEQYMSRRKAAHQNFQQKMEVTPSEVEITPIDEKLIKKAMGLVEENIAEPKFSVEDLSKELGMSRVQLYKKLTAITGKSPIEFIRIIRLKRGMQLLEKSQLSISEIAYEVGFNSPRYFSKYFEKEYGMLPSAYIKKFPNRGVKIDIDKK, encoded by the coding sequence ATGAAATTAGGTAAATTGTTGATAATGGGATTACTGGTACTTGTGTCGTTGCATGCAAGTGCCAGCTTTCCACACAATACGTTTTTCAAATTATCTAGTGCAGAAGGTTTGGTGAATAACCAAACCTCCTGCATTTTCAAAGATTCCCGAGGATTCTTGTGGTTTGGCACTTCCTTCGGATTGAGCCGTTATGACGGAAAAAACTTCAAGAACTACACGCATGAAGCAGGTGATTCATCATCATTGATGGATAATAATATCGCCGGCATCATGGAAGATAAGGATGGGAACCTATGGTTGAAGTTGAGGTGGCAGTTTGCCATTTTTGATTTTAATCAGGACAAGTTTATCCAGCCACATCGCAAGTTTTTGGAAATGGGTATCAACGAGCCAGTTGAGGATATCTATTTTGACGAAAACAAGACCATGTGGATCAAGACCTCACGATCTAACCACTACCAGTTCTATGACCAAACGGCAGAACAGCTGGTAGACCCTTTCGAAAACACATCCTACAACACGAATAGCCCGATAGTCTTTACACACCATAAGGACAAGTATTATTACCTGTATGATAATGGGGTAGTAGAGGTGTTTGATGGCAAGACCTACAAGGCAATTCAATCATTTAATTTTCTTCAGAAAAGAGTACAGGAGCCTGTAAGGCAAGGAGGGATCTTTATTGATAGTGCTAACAGGATATGGGTGTACATTATGGCGGAAGGTGCCTTTGTTTACTCTCCTCAAACCAACTCATGGACACAGTATAGCAGTAAGTTGAAGGAAAGACCTTTGACTTCAAACCTGGTCTCCAAAATAGTGGAAGATGGAGAAGGCAATATCTGGATTGGTACTGACCATGGTGGTATTAACCTGATTGACCCCAAAAGTGGAAAGCAGCAGGTAATGTACCATCAGTCAGAAGATGACAAGAGTATTTCGCAAAACTCCATTATGGATCTTTACAAGGATGATCAAGGGATTATCTGGGTTGCGACTTACAAGAATGGTATCAGTTATTACCACCCTTCATTCTTTAAATTCAGGCATTTCCAACATTTTATTTCAGAGCCAAACAGCCTTCCATACAATGATGTAGACTGTTTTGCTGAAGATGCTAGAGGCAACCTTTGGATTGGAACCAATGGTGGAGGATTGATTTATTTCAACCGTAAAAACCAGACCTATAAGGTATACAAGCATAATCCTAAAGACAATTCATCCCTGAGTCATGATGTAATTGTGAGTCTGTTCATTGACTCTGACGGATTGGTATGGATCGGGACTTACACAGGAGGTCTGAATGTGTTTGATGGAAACAAATTTACCAGATATACTTTTGATCCTGATAAGGAAGGTGGTTTGCCTAACAACAATATCTGGACAATCTCAGAAGACCGAAAGAAAAGGATTTGGATCGGTACGTTAGGAAATGGAATTGTATTGTTTGATAAGCAAAGCAAACGCTTTTTCAAGCCAGAGAATGAGTCAGGAATTTCACTTCCGGATGAGTCGATTACACAGATAACTCCTATGCATAATGGAGATATGGCAATCGGAACGTCACAAGGGATGATTTTCTATGATATGGAAACGGCTTCCTACAAGACATTTCCTGACAGAAAAGAAAGTGGCATTATTGAGATTAGCGATAACTATGTAACAGATGTTATTGAAGACTCAAGAGGGTATGTATGGATTGCGACCAAGGAAGGGCTGAATGTATTGGGTCCTGATAAGCACAAGGTTTTACAGTTAGGAAAGAGTCAAGGTTTGGCGCCTGATATCATCAGCTGTATTCTGGAAGATAGACAGGGGGATATTTGGGTGAGTAAGTCAACAGGATTGAGCAAGGTTCATGTTGAACAAGACTCTTCTGCCTATGGGTTGGCTTTTGAAGTCAATAACTTCCTTCCTGAAGATGGCTTGCAGGGGTTGGAATTCAACGTAAATGCCAAGTTGAGGACTAGCAAGGGTGAACTGATCTTTGGTGGCTTCAATGGTTTTAACCTGTTCAAGCCTGAAGATGTGGCTTATGATTCCATCGCTCCAAAGGTCATCTTTACAGACTTTCAGGTATTCAACAAGTCTATGTCTGTTGGGGAGAAACTCAATGGTAACATCTTGTTGCAACAATGCATTGAGGATACGGAGGAAGTGGAGCTGAAGCACAATATGAATGTCTTCTCTATTGAATTTGCCACACTGGATTACTTTACGGATGAACTTCAGTTTGCCTATATGCTGGAGGGTTTTGATCAGGATTGGGTACTGATGGGGGATGATTTCCCAAGAGTGACCTATACCAACCTAAACCCTGGAGATTATGTATTTAAGGTAAAAGCATCAAAAGGGGACAATTGGCAGGATAAGTATTCAACCTTGAAAATTACAGTATTGCCTCCATTTTACATGACACCTTTGGCGTATGTGATTTATGGGCTGCTGCTTATTATGGGGTTGATTCTGTACAGGTATTACATGCTCAAGCGGGAAAGACAGAAATTTATTGCAGAACAGGAACGCTTGCAGACAAAACGTAACCAAGAGCTGGATGACCTTAAGTTAAAGTTTTTGACCAATATCAGCCATGAGTTGAGAACGCCACTGACCCTGATTCTGACACCTATTGAGAAATTGATGAATGAGAATTTGGGCGAGAGTCAGAAAAAGGTGTTAGGTGTAATTGAGAAGAATGCACATGAGCTGTTGAACCTTGTCAATCAGTTACTGGACTTCAGAAGACTGGATCTGCATGGCATGCAGCTGAATCTCTCGTATGGAGATGCAGTCTCGTTCCTGTTGGATGTCTGTGAGATGTTCGAAGAAGGTTTTAAGAAAAAGAAGATTGACTTCAAATATGAGAGTGAGGTAAAAGCCGAATCCTTTATGTTCGATCAGGAGAAGGTGAAGAAAATAGCCATGAACCTACTTTCAAATGCACTCAAGTTTACCTCTCCAAATGGAGCCGTTCATGTAAAAATCAGCACAAAACCTGAGCTGTTCGATGGAACAGGAGGGTTGGAGCTGGCAGTGACAGATACGGGTACTGGTATAGAGGCTTCAGATTTGGATAAAATCTTTAACCGTTTCTATCAGTCTGATAATGTGAAGTCAATGGGCATTGGCGGTTCAGGTATTGGGCTAAACCTTGTAAAGGAAATGGTGCTGCTTCATGGTGGTGATATTAAGGTTGAAAGTGAAATAGGTAAGGGCTCTACTTTTATTGTTCAGCTACCAATTCGCTCTGATGTTGAACATGCTGAAGCGCCAATTGCAGAAGAAGTAGAAGTGTCTGAACCAAATGAAGTACAGGAAGAGGAAGAAACAATTGAAAAGTCAACACAGCCTACTGTATTGTTGGTAGAAGATAATGCAGACTTCCGTCACTTTATGCGTGAGACCTTAGAAGATCAGTATGCTGTGATTGAGGCAGAGGATGGATTGGCAGGTCTGAATATGGCTAAAAAGGCCTCGCCTGACTTGATTATCTCCGATGTCATGATGCCGGAAATGGATGGCTTGGAACTTTGTAAAAGACTGAAGTCAGACGTGGAAACATCACATATCCCAATCATACTTCTTACGGCTCGTTCTGGTGATGAAGACAAGCTCAGAGGGTATGAGACAGGTGCTGATGACTATATCACGAAACCATTCCGAATGGATATTCTGAAACTGAGAATTGAGCAGTACATGAGCCGTAGAAAGGCAGCTCATCAGAATTTCCAGCAGAAAATGGAGGTGACCCCATCAGAGGTGGAGATCACGCCGATTGATGAGAAGCTTATCAAGAAAGCAATGGGACTGGTAGAGGAAAACATTGCAGAACCAAAGTTCTCGGTAGAAGACCTGAGTAAGGAGTTGGGTATGAGTAGGGTGCAGCTATATAAAAAGCTGACTGCGATTACCGGTAAGTCACCAATTGAGTTTATTAGAATTATAAGATTAAAAAGGGGTATGCAACTGCTGGAGAAAAGCCAGCTGTCCATCTCTGAGATTGCTTATGAGGTAGGTTTCAATAGCCCAAGGTACTTCAGTAAGTATTTCGAGAAAGAGTATGGCATGTTGCCATCAGCCTATATCAAGAAATTTCCGAATAGAGGAGTTAAAATAGACATCGACAAAAAATGA